One part of the Candidatus Kryptoniota bacterium genome encodes these proteins:
- a CDS encoding UpxY family transcription antiterminator: MNIEERAAEVKQDQCKRWHVIYVHAKHEKRVHDSLTKNGVHSFLPLKKEMHQWSDRRKWVEVPLYSGYVFTRIDEGEKLRVFACDGFVKFLSNNGKPSIVPDWQMDSIRKITALYPAQVESLTEGCIGKSGEIIAGVLAGLRGEIVEISNEHYFTIRIEGLDRVLALKVPADSIRIFACKTVPSELNHSGKENISA; encoded by the coding sequence ATGAATATCGAGGAAAGGGCCGCCGAAGTGAAGCAGGATCAGTGCAAGCGCTGGCATGTGATCTATGTCCATGCAAAACACGAAAAACGTGTCCATGACAGCCTGACAAAAAACGGCGTCCATTCTTTTCTCCCCCTCAAAAAAGAAATGCACCAGTGGAGTGATAGAAGAAAGTGGGTTGAGGTTCCTCTCTACTCCGGGTATGTGTTTACCCGGATCGACGAAGGAGAGAAACTGAGAGTCTTTGCGTGCGACGGGTTCGTGAAGTTCCTGTCGAACAATGGCAAGCCGAGCATCGTCCCCGACTGGCAGATGGATTCCATCAGAAAAATAACGGCCTTGTATCCCGCACAGGTTGAGTCCCTCACCGAAGGATGCATTGGCAAGAGTGGAGAAATCATCGCGGGCGTTTTGGCTGGGTTGCGTGGAGAGATTGTTGAGATTTCGAACGAGCATTATTTTACTATCAGAATCGAAGGCCTTGACAGAGTGTTGGCTTTGAAAGTGCCGGCTGATTCAATCCGTATTTTTGCTTGCAAGACCGTCCCATCAGAATTAAACCACTCGGGAAAAGAGAACATCTCGGCTTAG